One genomic segment of Panicum virgatum strain AP13 chromosome 2N, P.virgatum_v5, whole genome shotgun sequence includes these proteins:
- the LOC120661371 gene encoding protein VASCULAR ASSOCIATED DEATH 1, chloroplastic-like: protein MASPTVASPSRASPAVTPTTAPSPASPPRRLLSAPPAVDASGGSSPASAHSGDQLSAPDASSPMLASRSEEYMLLFRLPPDEVLVQDFNCALQENILLQGHMYLFLHHICFYSNIFGYETKKTIPLQEVTDVRKAKTAAIFPNAIEIVAGSKRHFFGSFLSRDEAYRIIVDGWEQHVSDARLLLERQETKLASSSEENGYVLLEGTKESKQDEVPSPVDRSVNGPAVSSSSADGGDSNVNISKKLSKVEENGAEDNIIALNPFNFGPVDEAAPSVPESYTMLVESKFQVHVELLFNLLLSDGSFDFLDDFHKKCGDKDFSCSKWRSDEQGGLVRDVSFLHPIKSFLGAKFGTCQEVQKLRVYKNRHLVIQTSQSIGDAPYGDYFTVEGIWDVEQDSLDGNCCFLRIYINVAFSKKTIFRGKIDQSTKDECREVFGLWIKLGHDLLKQENNRPKGSSNSTNAGLQLGATDNVENAVENAVPLASSAQDESGVRSFIPPIQDHQHRTGRDSSTASTSQELWGSLTSYMRSSQLGPVLAVALVVFIILMQVTIIVLLTRSPQVQMAPHGISTGSLGNSKESIEWLQKRLSLLSEEMQLAEAHMETMRREFAWLRSHLERLERLRGST, encoded by the exons ATGGCCTCGCCCAccgtcgcctcgccgagccgggcgaGCCCCGCGGTCACCCCCACCaccgcgccctcgccggcgtccccgccgcggcgcctcttgtcggcgccgcccgccgtcgacgCGTCCGGGGGATCCTCCCCGGCCTCCGCCCACTCCGGGGACCAGCTCTCCGCCCCCGACGCCTCG AGCCCGATGCTCGCGAGCAGGAGCGAGGAGTACATGCTTCTGTTCCGGCTGCCGCCCGACGAG GTTCTTGTGCAAGACTTTAACTGTGCACTCCAAGAAAATATTCTGCTTCAG GGGCATATGTATTTATTTCTTCACCATATATGCTTCTACTCAAACATATTTGGATATGAGACAAAG AAAACAATACCTTTGCAGGAGGTAACTGATGTTCGTAAAGCAAAGACAGCTGCCATTTTTCCTAATGCCATTGAAATTGTTGCTGGTAGTAAAAGG CACTTTTTTGGATCTTTCTTGTCACGTGATGAAGCCTATCGAATTATAGTAGATGGTTGGGAACAGCATGTTAGTGATGCAAGATTGCTCCTTGAACGTCAG GAGACAAAGTTAGCAAGTAGCAGTGAAGAAAATGGTTATGTTTTATTGGAAGGAACAAAGGAATCTAAACAAGATGAAGTGCCTTCACCAGTGGACAG ATCTGTCAATGGCCCAGCTGTCTCTAGTAGTAGTGCTGATGGTGGTGATTCCAACGTCAATATCTCCAAAAAGCTTTCCAAAGTTGAGGAGAATGGAGCCGAAGACAACATCATTGCACTTAACCCATTCAACTTCGGGCCAGTTGATGAGGCTGCTCCTAGTG TACCTGAATCTTATACTATGCTTGTGGAGTCAAAGTTTCAG GTACATGTGGAGCTCCTTTTCAATCTCTTATTGTCAGATGGTTCTTTTGACTTTTTGGATGATTTCCACAAAAAATGTGGTGACAAAG ACTTTAGTTGTTCCAAATGGCGTTCAGATGAGCAAGGAGGACTTGTGAGGGATGTCTCATTTTTGCATCCAATAAAATCTTT TTTAGGTGCAAAATTTGGGACCTGTCAGGAGGTTCAGAAACTTCGTGTTTACAAAAACCG ACATCTAGTGATTCAAACCTCTCAATCAATAGGTGATGCACCATATGGGGACTATTTCACAGTAGAG GGGATCTGGGATGTTGAACAAGATAGCCTAGATGGGAACTGTTGTTTCCTCAGGATATATATTAATGTAGCCTTCTCAAAGAAAACCATATTTAGAG GGAAGATTGACCAGTCAACAAAAGATGAATGCCGTGAAGTTTTTGGGCTTTGGATTAAGCTC GGTCATGATCTTTTGAAGCAGGAGAACAATCGACCGAAAG GCTCTTCCAACTCAACCAATGCTGGTCTTCAGTTAGGGGCTACAGACAATGTAGAAAATGCTGTGGAAAATGCAGTTCCATTGGCGAGTTCCGCGCAGGATGAATCTGGTGTAAGAAGCTTCATTCCTCCTATTCAAGATCACCAGCATAGAACAGGAAGAGATTCCTCTACAGCATCTACTTCACAAGAACTGTGGGGTTCACTAACATCGTATATGAGATCGAGTCAACTAGGCCCAGTGCTAGCAGTGGCACTGGTGGTTTTCATTATCCTAATGCAG GTAACCATCATAGTCCTACTAACAAGATCCCCCCAGGTCCAAATGGCACCTCATGGGATTTCCACCGGCAGTTTAGGAAACAGCAAAGAAAGCATAGAGTGGTTGCAGAAGCGCCTCAGCTTACTAAGTGAGGAGATGCAGCTAGCGGAAGCGCACATGGAGACGATGAGGCGCGAGTTTGCATGGCTCAGGTCACATCTGGAGAGACTGGAGAGGCTGAGGGGCAGTACATGA
- the LOC120661372 gene encoding 40S ribosomal protein S15a-1-like has protein sequence MVRVSVLNDALKSMYNAEKRGKRQVMIRPSSKVIIKFLLVMQRHGYIGEFEYVDDHRAGKIVVELNGRLNKCGVISPRFDVGVKEIEGWTARLLPSRQFGYIVLTTSAGIMDHEEARRKNVGGKVLGFFY, from the exons ATGGTGAGGGTCAGTGTGCTCAACGATGCGCTGAAGTCCATGTACAATGCTGAGAAGAGGGGGAAAAGGCAGGTCATGATCAGGCCGTCGTCCAAGGTTATCATCAAGTTCTTGTTGGTCATGCAGCGTCATG GCTACATTGGTGAGTTCGAATACGTGGATGACCACCGTGCTGGGAAGATTGTGGTGGAACTGAACGGAAGACTAAACAAGTGTGGTGTGATCAGCCCTCGCTTTGATGTTGGTGTAAAGGAGATTGAAGGATGGACTGCCAGGCTGCTCCCATCTCGTCAG TTCGGCTACATAGTGCTGACAACTTCTGCTGGCATTATGGACCATGAGGAGGCCCGGCGGAAGAATGTTGGTGGCAAGGTGCTAGGTTTCTTCTATTGA